In Halorussus limi, a genomic segment contains:
- the carA gene encoding glutamine-hydrolyzing carbamoyl-phosphate synthase small subunit: MSAAYVALEGGSVVEARCRAPGTSHGELVFTTAYTGYEESLTDPSYEEQVLTFSYPLIGNYGVREERFEDERVHPRAVVARELTDDVASWLESEGVPAVDKLDTRDLVGQIREGGAMKCGISAGPDASPEKAKDALADCPGMSDHTDIGAQVSVSSQTTYEGGDGPDVALVDCGAKGSIVESLLERDATVHVLPYDVTPAEVADLDPDVLFVSNGPGDPANFEAAEALVSEFVGEVPLAGICLGQQIVARALGGTTEKMAFGHRGVNQPVRDLRSDKVVMTTQNHGYTVAEPGPELDVTQVNVNDDTAEGLESDDLQVLTRQYHPEANPGPHDTLGFFDDVVEMAGEQSRTPVTAD, encoded by the coding sequence ATGTCGGCCGCATACGTCGCACTGGAAGGCGGCAGCGTCGTGGAGGCGCGCTGTCGCGCTCCGGGCACGTCCCACGGCGAACTGGTATTCACGACCGCGTACACCGGGTACGAAGAGAGCCTGACCGACCCCTCCTACGAGGAGCAGGTACTCACGTTCTCCTACCCCCTCATCGGCAACTACGGCGTCCGAGAGGAGCGCTTCGAGGACGAGCGAGTCCACCCGCGCGCGGTCGTCGCGCGAGAACTCACCGACGACGTCGCCTCGTGGCTCGAAAGCGAGGGCGTCCCCGCGGTGGACAAACTCGACACGCGCGACCTCGTCGGCCAGATTCGAGAGGGCGGCGCGATGAAGTGCGGCATCTCGGCCGGACCCGACGCCTCGCCCGAGAAGGCGAAGGACGCGCTCGCGGACTGTCCGGGGATGAGCGACCACACGGACATTGGCGCGCAGGTCAGCGTCTCGAGCCAGACGACCTACGAGGGCGGCGACGGCCCGGATGTCGCGCTCGTCGACTGCGGCGCGAAGGGGTCCATCGTGGAGTCGCTGCTCGAACGCGACGCGACGGTCCACGTCCTGCCCTACGACGTGACGCCGGCCGAAGTCGCCGACCTCGACCCCGACGTCCTGTTCGTCTCCAACGGTCCCGGCGACCCCGCGAACTTCGAAGCCGCCGAGGCGCTGGTCTCGGAGTTCGTCGGCGAGGTTCCGCTGGCGGGCATCTGTCTCGGCCAACAGATAGTCGCCCGCGCGCTCGGCGGCACCACCGAGAAGATGGCGTTCGGCCACCGCGGGGTCAACCAACCCGTCCGGGACCTCCGGAGCGACAAGGTCGTCATGACCACTCAGAACCACGGCTACACCGTCGCCGAACCCGGCCCGGAACTCGACGTGACGCAGGTCAACGTCAACGACGACACCGCCGAGGGACTGGAGAGCGACGACCTGCAGGTCCTGACCCGCCAGTACCACCCCGAGGCGAACCCCGGCCCGCACGACACGCTCGGTTTCTTCGACGACGTGGTGGAGATGGCCGGCGAGCAGAGCCGAACTCCCGTCACGGCCGACTGA
- a CDS encoding HAD family hydrolase, protein MTYDTVVFDNDGVLVGRTSFEVLREATCETFEEFGVTDPDPDHVDDMTVGATPSRVSEVCGTYDLDPETFWRALDSTSSRAQQREAREGRKTPYDDVHTLADLDTSMGIVSSNQQETVDFLIDHFEVDHLFETAYGREATIKSLDRRKPNSHYIDRALSDLDADSALFVGDNESDIRAAENAGIDSAFIRRPHRRDWDLNVWPTWDIDSLDDLHRICSA, encoded by the coding sequence ATGACCTACGATACCGTCGTCTTCGACAACGACGGTGTCCTCGTCGGTCGGACGAGCTTCGAAGTCCTGCGGGAAGCAACCTGCGAGACGTTCGAGGAGTTCGGCGTGACCGACCCGGACCCCGACCACGTGGACGACATGACGGTAGGCGCGACGCCGAGTCGCGTCAGCGAAGTTTGTGGGACGTACGACCTCGACCCCGAGACGTTCTGGCGCGCGCTCGACAGCACGTCGTCGCGCGCCCAGCAGCGGGAGGCCCGCGAGGGCCGCAAGACGCCCTACGACGACGTACACACGCTGGCGGACCTCGATACCTCGATGGGAATCGTCAGCTCGAACCAACAGGAGACGGTCGACTTCCTCATCGACCACTTCGAGGTTGACCACCTGTTCGAGACAGCGTACGGCCGCGAGGCGACCATCAAGAGCCTCGACCGCCGGAAGCCTAACTCCCACTACATCGACCGGGCGCTGTCTGACTTAGACGCCGACTCGGCGCTGTTCGTCGGCGACAACGAGTCCGACATCCGGGCCGCCGAGAACGCCGGCATCGACTCGGCGTTCATCCGTCGGCCCCACCGCCGAGACTGGGACCTGAACGTCTGGCCGACGTGGGACATCGACTCGCTGGACGACCTCCACCGAATCTGCAGCGCCTGA
- the rpmD gene encoding 50S ribosomal protein L30 → MKAVVQIRGEVDMNGDTQDTLKMLNLHRVNHCTLVPDTDAYRGMVTKVNDYTAYGEPSQDVLETVLEKRAEPEEGDADVDDEWVAENTDYDDVSALASALLDEETTLREQGLSPVLRLHPPRGGHDGIKHPTKEGGQLGKHDTEQIDSLLKAMR, encoded by the coding sequence ATGAAGGCGGTCGTTCAGATTCGCGGCGAAGTCGACATGAACGGCGACACGCAGGACACGCTGAAGATGCTGAACCTGCACCGCGTCAACCACTGCACGCTCGTCCCGGACACCGACGCCTACCGCGGCATGGTCACGAAGGTCAACGACTACACCGCGTACGGCGAACCCAGCCAAGACGTGCTGGAGACGGTGCTCGAGAAGCGCGCCGAACCCGAGGAGGGCGACGCCGACGTCGACGACGAGTGGGTCGCGGAGAACACCGACTACGACGACGTGAGCGCCCTCGCGAGCGCGCTGCTGGACGAGGAGACGACGCTGCGCGAGCAGGGTCTCTCCCCGGTCCTCCGGCTTCACCCGCCGCGCGGCGGTCACGACGGCATCAAACACCCCACTAAAGAGGGCGGTCAGCTCGGCAAGCACGACACCGAGCAGATCGATTCGCTCCTGAAGGCGATGCGATAA
- a CDS encoding dihydrolipoyl dehydrogenase family protein: MPEFDIIVLGGGTGNVVASAAAEEGLDVALVERDKLGGTCLNRGCNPSKKLIHRADVVETVRRADALGVEASVESVAFADIVDDVTEKITAAAEAKAEDARENENIAFYQTEGRFVGERTVEVDSTDGVAVGDCDDGDSAELTSERIVLAGGSRPTVPDSIDGTDEVDFLTSADALRLRERPDRLVVVGGGYIAAEMSHFFDAMGTEVVVVGHGDVLVDREDPEIAEFLTDAYAERHEVHTGYEVTELAEDGTEAGEGARVVRAESEDGEEIAVRGDEILVATGRRPNSDAWNVAAAGIDTDEKGFVETDEHLETSVDGVWAIGDIAGNYMFKHSGDKEAEYAVRNAVRGESAQVEYPGMAHAIFGSPQVGSLGKTEDELDRDDYEVGTFEYDRTALGSALETGGFAKAVTAPDGEILGFHIVGPHASMLIHEVATAVAAGADADDVAETIHVHPALSEVVQGAFREVRGHPPTGI, from the coding sequence ATGCCCGAATTCGATATCATCGTCCTCGGCGGGGGGACCGGCAACGTCGTGGCGTCGGCCGCGGCCGAGGAGGGGTTGGACGTGGCGCTGGTCGAGCGCGACAAACTCGGCGGTACTTGCCTGAACCGCGGCTGTAACCCGTCGAAGAAGCTCATCCACCGAGCGGACGTAGTCGAGACAGTCCGGCGGGCCGACGCGCTGGGCGTAGAGGCCAGCGTCGAGAGCGTCGCGTTCGCCGACATCGTGGACGACGTGACCGAGAAGATAACCGCGGCGGCCGAGGCGAAGGCCGAGGACGCCCGCGAGAACGAGAACATCGCGTTCTATCAGACCGAAGGTCGGTTCGTCGGCGAGCGAACCGTCGAGGTGGACTCGACGGACGGCGTCGCGGTCGGTGACTGCGACGACGGCGACTCCGCAGAACTCACCAGCGAGCGAATCGTCCTCGCCGGCGGTTCCCGACCGACGGTTCCCGACTCCATCGACGGCACCGACGAGGTGGACTTCCTGACGAGCGCCGACGCGCTCCGCCTCCGGGAGCGCCCCGACCGCCTCGTCGTGGTGGGCGGCGGGTACATCGCGGCCGAGATGAGCCACTTCTTCGACGCGATGGGGACCGAGGTGGTCGTCGTCGGTCACGGCGACGTGCTGGTGGACCGCGAGGACCCCGAGATAGCCGAGTTCCTGACCGACGCCTACGCCGAGCGACACGAGGTCCACACCGGCTACGAGGTGACCGAACTGGCCGAAGACGGGACCGAAGCGGGTGAGGGTGCGAGAGTCGTCCGCGCTGAGTCCGAGGACGGCGAGGAGATAGCGGTCCGCGGCGACGAGATACTGGTCGCGACCGGTCGCCGGCCGAACTCGGACGCGTGGAACGTCGCGGCCGCGGGCATCGACACCGACGAGAAGGGGTTCGTGGAGACCGACGAACACCTCGAAACCTCGGTGGACGGAGTGTGGGCAATCGGGGACATCGCGGGCAATTACATGTTCAAGCACTCGGGCGACAAGGAGGCGGAGTACGCGGTCCGCAACGCTGTCCGGGGAGAGAGCGCGCAGGTCGAGTACCCCGGCATGGCCCACGCCATATTCGGGTCGCCGCAGGTGGGCAGTCTGGGGAAGACCGAGGACGAACTCGACCGCGACGACTACGAGGTGGGGACCTTCGAGTACGACCGGACCGCGCTCGGGTCGGCGCTCGAAACGGGCGGGTTCGCCAAGGCCGTCACGGCCCCGGACGGCGAGATTCTGGGATTCCACATCGTCGGCCCTCACGCCTCGATGCTGATTCACGAGGTCGCCACCGCAGTCGCTGCGGGGGCCGACGCCGACGACGTGGCCGAGACCATCCACGTCCACCCGGCGCTCTCGGAGGTCGTGCAGGGCGCGTTCCGGGAGGTCCGAGGCCACCCGCCGACCGGCATCTGA
- a CDS encoding metallophosphoesterase family protein — protein sequence MTEGSGVRKLRPAAPEPTGSDHIDAEWAELSSRAEPATLARFAAPRAATRTTLAVFSDPHLSTAKEGTWKAFHRTEARLRAAVADANARGVDGVVVAGDLTEDGRPEDFDAAADVLAGLDAPFVAVPGNHDVPKAFDDHDTPPVSEFEARFAPHSFPYRTELGGVDVLGLNSASAPDGELDATHDGAISEDQLAWLESTLPETDAALVVSHHNPPGLESHLADGHYAPHPPVGDAPAFVDVLADHDALHLSGHVHLPAAISGDIRGLVCPALSSFPQAYVLAEVGPEGTTLRLVPVADPEGVAEAHDLAVGRSDRSADIAATVESQLADLPLVDER from the coding sequence ATGACAGAGGGAAGTGGAGTCCGAAAGCTTCGACCCGCCGCGCCTGAACCGACCGGTTCCGACCACATCGACGCCGAGTGGGCCGAACTGAGTTCCCGTGCAGAACCGGCCACGCTCGCGCGGTTCGCCGCACCGCGCGCGGCGACCCGAACCACGCTGGCGGTGTTCTCCGACCCGCACCTCTCGACCGCGAAGGAGGGGACGTGGAAGGCCTTCCACCGGACCGAGGCCCGCCTCCGGGCCGCGGTCGCCGACGCCAACGCCCGCGGAGTGGACGGCGTCGTCGTCGCGGGCGACCTGACCGAGGACGGCCGCCCCGAGGACTTCGACGCCGCCGCCGACGTGCTGGCCGGCCTCGACGCGCCCTTCGTCGCGGTGCCGGGCAACCACGACGTGCCGAAGGCGTTCGACGACCACGACACCCCGCCCGTGAGCGAGTTCGAAGCGCGCTTCGCGCCCCACTCGTTCCCCTACCGGACCGAACTCGGCGGTGTAGACGTGCTGGGCCTGAACTCAGCGTCCGCGCCCGACGGCGAACTCGACGCGACCCACGACGGCGCTATCTCCGAGGACCAACTCGCGTGGCTCGAATCGACGCTCCCCGAGACCGACGCCGCGCTCGTGGTCTCGCACCACAACCCGCCGGGTCTCGAATCCCACCTCGCCGACGGCCACTACGCGCCCCACCCGCCGGTCGGCGACGCGCCCGCGTTCGTGGACGTCCTCGCCGACCACGACGCCCTCCACCTCTCGGGACACGTCCACCTGCCCGCGGCCATCTCGGGAGACATCCGAGGACTCGTCTGCCCCGCCCTCTCGTCGTTCCCGCAGGCGTACGTCCTCGCGGAGGTCGGACCCGAGGGAACGACGCTCCGACTAGTCCCGGTCGCCGACCCCGAGGGCGTCGCGGAGGCCCACGACCTCGCTGTCGGTCGCTCCGACCGGAGCGCCGACATCGCCGCGACGGTCGAGAGCCAACTCGCGGACCTGCCGCTGGTGGACGAGCGGTAA
- the secY gene encoding preprotein translocase subunit SecY, whose translation MSWKEAAEPVLTRMPSVRRPDGHVPFKRKLGWTAGVLVLYFFLTNVFLYGVNIGGNDAFGQFRSILAGGQGTVLQLGIGPIVTASIVLQLLGGADLLGLDTDDPRDQVLYQGLQKLLVGVMICLTGLPMVFAGGFLQVDQQVAQSLPFGTMGVKWLIFAQIAVGGILVLFMDEIISKWGVGSGIGLFIIAGVSQKLLGGLFAWPSLPGQTGLVPTWIGLITGSAENAPSLLTGSGIQYLMLNGGGILALVTTVLIFAIVVYAESVRVEIPLSHARVKGARGRFPVKLIYASVLPMILVRALQANIQFLGRILYSQLGAGGMPNWLGTYSGGSPTGGLFYYLAPIQARGQWMWWTGTVGQEPWQVLIRVLIDLTFMVVGGAIFAVFWVETTDMGPEATAEQIQNSGMQIPGFRQNTGVIEKVMERYIPQVTVIGGALVGLLAVLANMLGTIGGVSGTGLLLTVSITYKLYEEIAEEQLMEMHPMMREMFGG comes from the coding sequence ATGAGTTGGAAAGAAGCCGCAGAACCAGTACTCACCCGGATGCCGTCGGTGAGGCGTCCGGATGGCCACGTTCCGTTCAAGCGGAAGCTTGGATGGACCGCGGGCGTGTTGGTTCTGTATTTCTTCCTCACGAACGTATTCCTGTACGGGGTCAACATCGGAGGCAACGACGCCTTCGGCCAGTTCCGCTCGATTCTGGCGGGCGGACAAGGGACAGTTTTGCAACTCGGTATCGGTCCGATAGTCACCGCGAGCATCGTCCTCCAATTGCTCGGCGGTGCCGACCTGCTCGGACTCGACACCGACGACCCCCGCGACCAGGTGCTGTATCAGGGTCTGCAGAAGCTGCTGGTGGGCGTGATGATCTGTCTGACCGGTCTGCCGATGGTGTTCGCCGGCGGCTTCCTGCAGGTGGACCAGCAGGTCGCCCAGAGCCTGCCGTTCGGTACGATGGGCGTCAAGTGGCTCATCTTCGCCCAAATCGCGGTCGGCGGCATCCTCGTCCTGTTCATGGACGAGATAATCAGCAAGTGGGGCGTCGGCTCCGGTATCGGGCTGTTCATCATCGCAGGAGTCAGCCAGAAGCTGCTCGGCGGCCTGTTCGCGTGGCCGAGCCTTCCGGGTCAGACCGGTCTCGTCCCGACGTGGATCGGCCTGATCACCGGTAGTGCCGAAAACGCGCCGTCCCTGCTGACCGGGAGCGGGATTCAGTATCTCATGCTCAACGGTGGCGGAATCCTCGCGCTCGTCACGACGGTCCTCATCTTCGCAATCGTCGTGTACGCCGAGAGCGTCCGGGTCGAGATTCCGCTGAGCCACGCCCGCGTCAAGGGCGCTCGCGGTCGGTTCCCCGTGAAGCTCATCTACGCCAGCGTCCTGCCGATGATTCTCGTCCGGGCGCTGCAGGCCAACATCCAGTTCCTCGGCCGCATCCTCTACAGCCAACTCGGCGCGGGCGGGATGCCCAACTGGCTCGGGACGTACTCGGGCGGCTCGCCGACCGGCGGGCTGTTCTACTACCTCGCGCCGATTCAGGCGCGCGGGCAGTGGATGTGGTGGACCGGGACGGTCGGCCAAGAGCCGTGGCAGGTCCTCATTCGGGTCCTCATCGACCTGACGTTCATGGTCGTCGGCGGTGCCATCTTCGCGGTCTTCTGGGTGGAGACCACCGACATGGGTCCGGAAGCGACCGCCGAGCAGATTCAGAACTCCGGGATGCAGATTCCCGGCTTCCGCCAGAACACGGGCGTCATCGAGAAGGTCATGGAGCGCTACATCCCGCAGGTGACGGTCATCGGCGGCGCATTGGTCGGCCTGCTGGCCGTGCTGGCGAACATGCTCGGCACCATCGGTGGCGTCTCCGGGACCGGCCTGCTGCTGACAGTCTCCATCACGTACAAGCTATACGAGGAGATCGCCGAAGAGCAGTTGATGGAGATGCACCCGATGATGCGCGAGATGTTCGGCGGATAG
- a CDS encoding DUF6663 family protein: MTDERASDGDGIGDDARTDDDTRTDDIWRTDDRSADGRAATDDGTEEADAGDGDDRTADADRTADERRYRVLAAPEDGPVRLLDRQTFEPVVTAESGHDAPVADLRPGYLVDADLDWSSPDPTVRSLSVRRPTLYVFADDAEPMFDAARETWTEARTAGDSMNSRVTRNTDSEVNGVLYVFGEDPTNGIFEAFRDGTRPVEPLVDRVNEQEGSAPREVFVLRPEGGEFVVVTIALRKGGQFADTLRETYDATRPSEPLG; this comes from the coding sequence ATGACCGACGAGCGGGCTTCCGACGGCGACGGAATCGGCGACGACGCTCGGACTGACGACGACACTCGAACAGACGACATCTGGCGCACGGACGACCGGTCGGCCGACGGTCGGGCCGCGACCGACGACGGAACCGAGGAGGCCGACGCGGGGGACGGGGACGACCGAACCGCGGACGCCGACCGGACGGCCGACGAGAGGCGCTACCGCGTGCTGGCCGCGCCCGAGGACGGCCCGGTTCGACTTCTCGACCGCCAGACCTTCGAACCGGTCGTCACCGCCGAGTCGGGCCACGACGCTCCCGTCGCGGACCTCCGGCCCGGGTATCTGGTGGACGCCGACCTCGACTGGTCGAGTCCCGACCCGACCGTCCGGTCGCTGTCGGTCCGCCGCCCGACGCTGTACGTCTTCGCCGACGACGCCGAACCCATGTTCGACGCGGCCCGCGAGACGTGGACCGAGGCGCGCACCGCCGGCGACTCGATGAACAGCAGGGTCACGCGCAACACCGACAGCGAGGTCAACGGCGTCCTCTACGTCTTCGGCGAGGACCCGACGAACGGCATCTTCGAGGCGTTCCGCGACGGCACCCGTCCGGTCGAACCGCTGGTCGATAGGGTGAACGAGCAGGAGGGGTCGGCCCCGCGCGAGGTGTTCGTCCTCCGGCCCGAAGGCGGGGAGTTCGTCGTCGTCACCATCGCGCTCCGGAAGGGCGGACAGTTCGCCGACACTCTCCGGGAGACGTACGACGCGACGCGGCCGTCCGAACCGCTCGGATAG
- a CDS encoding uL15m family ribosomal protein, whose translation MTDKKRRQRGSRTHGGGSHKNRRGAGHRGGRGRAGRAKHEFHNYEPLGKHGFSRPDKVQDEVLTVTVQKLDEDAALLAAEGDAEETDSGYRLDARDVVEDGWGADAVKVLGDGQVRNRLEVTADAFSASAVELIEEEGGDAVLSDRAEEAEEAEDDDESDDDE comes from the coding sequence ATGACGGACAAGAAACGACGACAGCGCGGCTCCCGCACGCACGGCGGCGGTAGTCACAAGAACCGGCGCGGAGCCGGTCACCGCGGCGGTCGCGGACGCGCGGGTCGCGCCAAACACGAGTTCCACAACTACGAACCGCTCGGCAAGCACGGCTTCTCGCGACCGGACAAGGTTCAGGACGAGGTCCTGACCGTCACGGTCCAGAAGCTCGACGAGGACGCGGCCCTGCTGGCCGCCGAAGGCGACGCCGAGGAGACCGACTCCGGCTACCGCCTCGACGCACGCGACGTCGTCGAGGACGGCTGGGGCGCCGACGCCGTGAAGGTGCTCGGCGACGGTCAAGTCCGCAACCGACTCGAAGTCACCGCCGACGCCTTCTCCGCGAGCGCGGTCGAACTCATCGAGGAGGAAGGCGGCGACGCAGTCCTCAGCGACCGCGCCGAGGAAGCCGAGGAAGCCGAAGACGACGACGAATCGGACGACGACGAGTAG
- a CDS encoding DUF4188 domain-containing protein: MTDANRVRTERTTAEMDGEFVVFVIGMRINRLRKVHKWLPVALAMPRMLRELDADPESGLLHYETVVGWRVLLTIQYWDSFERLREYARDFDREHVPAWASYNESNSGTGDVGIFHETYVVDPGDCESVYNNMPQFGLGAAGTLRRAEGAVETAGKRLGVADDELLVSEDGHRSGGE, encoded by the coding sequence GTGACCGACGCGAATCGAGTCCGCACCGAGCGCACCACTGCGGAGATGGACGGGGAGTTCGTGGTGTTCGTCATCGGGATGCGAATCAACCGCCTCCGGAAGGTACACAAGTGGCTCCCGGTTGCGCTGGCGATGCCGCGGATGCTCCGGGAACTCGACGCCGACCCGGAGTCCGGACTCCTGCACTACGAAACTGTCGTCGGCTGGCGCGTACTGCTGACGATACAGTACTGGGACTCGTTCGAACGTCTCCGGGAGTACGCCCGGGACTTCGACCGGGAACACGTCCCGGCGTGGGCCTCGTACAACGAATCGAACTCCGGGACGGGTGACGTCGGTATCTTCCACGAGACGTACGTGGTGGACCCCGGCGACTGCGAGAGCGTCTACAACAACATGCCGCAGTTCGGTCTCGGGGCGGCCGGGACGCTCCGTCGGGCCGAGGGTGCCGTGGAAACGGCAGGCAAGCGACTGGGCGTTGCCGACGACGAACTGCTCGTCTCCGAGGACGGACACCGGTCAGGCGGCGAGTGA
- a CDS encoding helix-turn-helix domain-containing protein encodes MIRARFRMTLPPDTWISSVSRSHPDATFRLLTGVPVEDRAMELGEIVGGDCESAAEAIRTHPAVVAYDSLYADEERTLAQYESTDQGLYEFLGRSSLPPEFPVVVTDGRFEFDLTATREQFEAVGTALDESAFDYDLLSVVETGDETDSRTDREGGLTGHGGLLTDRQRECLDAALREGYFEVPRECTLADLAETLEIDKSTASEILRRGERRVLGAVLLGND; translated from the coding sequence GTGATTCGAGCGCGATTCCGAATGACGCTCCCGCCCGATACGTGGATTTCGTCGGTTTCGCGGTCGCATCCCGACGCCACGTTCCGGCTACTCACCGGCGTTCCGGTCGAAGACCGAGCGATGGAACTGGGCGAAATCGTCGGCGGGGACTGCGAGTCGGCCGCGGAAGCGATTCGGACTCACCCCGCCGTGGTCGCCTACGACTCGCTCTACGCCGACGAGGAGCGGACACTCGCCCAGTACGAATCGACCGATCAGGGGCTCTACGAGTTTCTGGGCCGTTCGTCGCTCCCGCCGGAGTTCCCCGTCGTCGTCACCGACGGGCGCTTCGAGTTCGACCTGACCGCGACCCGCGAGCAGTTCGAAGCGGTCGGAACCGCGCTGGACGAGAGCGCCTTCGACTACGACCTCCTGTCGGTGGTCGAGACCGGCGACGAGACGGACAGTCGGACCGACCGCGAGGGCGGGCTAACCGGCCACGGCGGCCTGTTGACCGACCGCCAGCGAGAGTGTCTCGACGCGGCGCTCCGCGAGGGTTACTTCGAGGTGCCTCGCGAGTGTACGCTGGCCGACCTTGCGGAGACGCTGGAAATCGACAAGTCCACCGCGAGCGAGATACTGCGCCGCGGCGAGCGTCGGGTTCTCGGAGCGGTCCTCCTCGGGAACGACTGA
- a CDS encoding Vms1/Ankzf1 family peptidyl-tRNA hydrolase has translation MLDQLLGRAELKERIADLEDEKRHLERQLEAEQERRSEAATARQEAEQRVNRLEDRIEELEDRVERTESDEAGLEFRGVETVRGDRLAEVLSRLESVETDPEGALTAMVGDGDAGLPDEVEDAFGDRAGLVARARPCLAVTDDAGLVSAALVPPVAPDTFAEWSDGFRIDREWFLPTGEFALALVRSDLFAVGTYDGRDRVAFEGFESDVKGDHSKGGFSQGRFERRRDAQIDEHLEKCEAAIDAALAESSADRLFVVGQRTLLGEFEDRADATSAVDATGDPEDALSDAFREFWTARLHRI, from the coding sequence ATGCTCGACCAGCTGCTCGGTCGCGCGGAGTTGAAAGAGCGCATCGCCGACCTCGAAGACGAGAAGCGCCACCTCGAACGCCAGTTGGAGGCCGAACAGGAGCGGCGGTCCGAGGCCGCGACCGCCCGCCAAGAGGCCGAACAGCGGGTCAACCGGCTGGAGGACCGCATCGAGGAGTTAGAAGACCGGGTCGAGCGCACCGAGTCCGACGAGGCCGGCCTCGAGTTCCGCGGGGTCGAGACCGTCCGGGGCGACCGCCTCGCCGAGGTCCTGTCGCGGCTCGAATCCGTCGAGACCGACCCCGAGGGCGCGCTGACCGCGATGGTCGGCGACGGGGACGCCGGACTGCCCGACGAGGTCGAGGACGCGTTCGGCGACCGGGCCGGACTGGTCGCCCGCGCGCGGCCCTGCCTCGCGGTCACCGACGACGCGGGCCTCGTGAGCGCGGCGCTCGTCCCGCCGGTCGCGCCCGACACCTTCGCCGAGTGGAGCGACGGCTTCCGAATCGACCGCGAGTGGTTCCTGCCGACCGGCGAGTTCGCGCTCGCGCTGGTCCGGTCGGACCTGTTCGCGGTCGGCACCTACGACGGCCGCGACCGAGTCGCCTTCGAGGGGTTCGAGAGCGACGTGAAGGGCGACCACTCGAAGGGCGGCTTCTCGCAGGGCCGGTTCGAGCGCCGCCGCGACGCCCAGATAGACGAACACCTCGAGAAGTGCGAGGCCGCCATCGACGCGGCGCTGGCCGAGTCGTCGGCCGACCGCCTCTTCGTCGTCGGCCAGCGCACGCTCCTCGGGGAGTTCGAGGACCGCGCCGACGCGACGAGCGCGGTGGACGCGACCGGCGACCCGGAGGACGCCCTATCGGACGCCTTCCGGGAGTTCTGGACGGCGCGTCTCCACCGAATATAG